From uncultured Campylobacter sp., one genomic window encodes:
- a CDS encoding putative DNA binding domain-containing protein codes for MKILDEIKNGESKILELKEKLPDNKSIAKTVIAFANTAGGKIIVGINDKLKITGVDANSVYALKDKIVSVIFDSCSPDILPEIYTININGKLLLVIEIFRGNLMPYFLKSEGKSDGVYIRVGATNRKASPQIIEELQRHKRYVSFDEEINYDITVREPDMLPIKARFAKIGKTLNDEKLRNLKLIKTDRGITYPTNALLILLGKFPHCTVKCARFKGVTMETFIDKKEYRGNIFSVIENTQSFILNHINLSAKIEGLYRTDSYEIPIVALREALINALIHRDYANFGRDVKVGVYDDIVNIVSPGALPNIVTVEDILRGRSEIRNKVIANVFKEIGLIEQWGSGISRIMIACKKVGLKQPRIREGGDFVDVEFYRPKIEEMSDKK; via the coding sequence ATGAAGATACTAGACGAAATAAAAAACGGCGAAAGTAAAATTCTTGAGCTAAAAGAAAAGCTACCCGATAATAAATCAATAGCAAAAACCGTAATCGCCTTTGCAAATACCGCCGGTGGTAAAATAATAGTAGGCATAAACGACAAACTAAAAATAACCGGAGTGGACGCAAATAGCGTCTATGCGCTAAAAGATAAGATAGTATCCGTAATATTTGACAGCTGCTCGCCGGACATCTTGCCTGAAATTTATACAATAAACATTAATGGTAAGCTTCTATTGGTAATAGAAATTTTCCGCGGCAACCTAATGCCCTATTTCCTAAAAAGCGAAGGAAAGAGTGATGGCGTCTATATAAGAGTAGGTGCCACCAATAGAAAAGCAAGCCCTCAAATCATAGAAGAGCTTCAAAGACATAAAAGATACGTAAGCTTTGACGAGGAGATAAACTACGATATAACCGTCAGGGAACCTGATATGCTACCCATAAAGGCAAGGTTTGCCAAAATAGGTAAAACTCTAAACGATGAAAAGCTGAGAAATTTAAAACTCATAAAAACCGATAGGGGCATCACCTACCCCACAAACGCTCTTTTAATACTTCTTGGTAAATTTCCTCATTGCACGGTAAAGTGCGCGAGGTTTAAGGGCGTAACGATGGAGACCTTTATAGATAAAAAAGAATATAGAGGAAATATATTTAGCGTAATTGAAAACACCCAAAGCTTTATACTAAATCACATAAATTTAAGCGCCAAGATAGAAGGGCTATATAGAACCGACAGCTACGAGATACCTATAGTCGCTTTAAGAGAGGCTCTAATAAACGCGCTTATTCATAGAGATTACGCGAATTTCGGAAGGGATGTAAAAGTCGGAGTATACGACGATATAGTAAATATAGTCTCTCCCGGGGCTTTGCCAAACATAGTAACCGTCGAAGACATACTAAGGGGTAGGAGCGAGATAAGAAACAAGGTTATAGCAAACGTATTTAAAGAGATTGGCCTGATAGAGCAATGGGGAAGCGGTATAAGCAGAATAATGATAGCTTGCAAGAAAGTCGGACTAAAACAACCGAGAATAAGAGAAGGAGGAGATTTTGTAGATGTTGAGTTTTATAGGCCTAAAATAGAAGAAATGTCAGATAAAAAATAA
- the mobC gene encoding plasmid mobilization relaxosome protein MobC yields MNQSFYKKRKITKNIIKKLRLTDAEWSAIEKKLKETGMTFSKFALSSMLSRRIRLPIERELLAELSKQGNNLNQIAVKLNSGESLDGVGLRILADANTILRGIYERLGK; encoded by the coding sequence ATGAATCAGAGTTTTTATAAAAAAAGAAAAATTACTAAGAACATAATCAAAAAACTAAGACTAACCGATGCCGAATGGTCGGCTATCGAAAAGAAGCTAAAAGAAACAGGGATGACCTTTTCAAAATTTGCCCTAAGTTCAATGCTGTCTAGGCGAATTAGACTTCCTATTGAAAGGGAGCTTTTAGCTGAGCTATCCAAACAAGGAAACAACCTAAACCAGATAGCCGTCAAGCTAAATAGCGGCGAAAGCTTAGATGGTGTCGGTCTTAGAATTCTCGCTGACGCCAATACTATCTTGCGTGGAATTTATGAAAGATTGGGAAAATAG
- a CDS encoding relaxase/mobilization nuclease domain-containing protein has product MLVKFLPTYTGGGLGSINYLLNERMAAGTAKVVKGDENLTRAIIKGVTYKQKTCFGVLSFEEKHDFLDEEQKLKIIKDFELALLGDYMLERVNVLWVEHSDKDGRLELNFLIPKIDMSTGKSFNPYFDKYDQSRIDLFKRIVNDEYNLSSPDDPAREQTISASKKNIGHYKNLEELDKKLHDLVGQGYIKNIDHMIELLGQSGIEVTRLTKKSITVMLPNQKTKNRLKGGIYDANFTGAQGLGELGQSSSRRIREFHNRDTQAERERNRRKLEELVKKRDKFNRQKFGIQPSRNYIEPKQEQKMDIGTHSYGGTDNRNSIRPSDTLLYGGTTNQKNEIGCNQGAAGAFGRTNKRDGINESLDDTASMETFRDGSGRKDAVLHIDPSEQGDNQARQQILYTYENGVEDDDIRRSIARRKRELDADYQEREERIRIAEEDLDRKIRERGNEFATRQNEFDRSNATFDERLRKQNIRIVANTKRKIREIFGVFKKEINKFARRIQRTIKKIRIFEREVSRIVVDEQHLRNKNIEMSFGTDDELLKILGQENENVCGMDTR; this is encoded by the coding sequence ATGCTAGTTAAATTTCTTCCTACATATACGGGCGGCGGCCTTGGAAGTATAAACTATCTACTAAACGAAAGAATGGCGGCCGGAACGGCTAAGGTCGTAAAGGGTGACGAAAATTTAACTAGAGCCATAATAAAAGGGGTTACTTATAAACAAAAGACCTGTTTCGGAGTTCTATCATTTGAGGAGAAGCATGATTTTTTGGATGAAGAGCAAAAGCTAAAAATCATAAAAGATTTTGAGCTCGCATTGCTCGGGGATTATATGTTAGAGCGGGTAAATGTGCTCTGGGTCGAGCATTCGGACAAGGACGGTCGGTTGGAACTAAATTTCTTGATCCCAAAGATCGACATGTCGACAGGCAAATCGTTTAATCCATACTTTGACAAGTATGATCAAAGTAGAATCGATCTGTTTAAAAGAATCGTTAATGACGAGTATAATCTTTCAAGCCCCGACGATCCCGCAAGAGAGCAAACTATATCGGCCAGCAAGAAAAATATCGGGCACTATAAAAATTTAGAAGAACTCGATAAAAAGCTACACGATCTAGTCGGACAAGGCTATATCAAAAATATAGATCATATGATTGAGCTTCTGGGTCAAAGCGGTATTGAAGTAACCAGATTGACCAAAAAAAGTATAACCGTAATGTTGCCTAATCAAAAAACAAAAAATCGTTTAAAAGGAGGAATATACGATGCAAATTTCACAGGCGCTCAAGGACTTGGAGAGCTCGGCCAAAGCTCAAGCAGAAGAATTCGAGAATTCCATAATAGAGACACACAAGCAGAGCGCGAAAGAAATAGGCGAAAGCTTGAAGAACTTGTTAAAAAACGAGATAAATTCAATAGGCAAAAATTTGGAATCCAGCCTTCAAGAAATTATATCGAACCAAAGCAAGAACAAAAGATGGATATCGGCACTCATAGCTACGGCGGCACTGATAATAGGAATAGTATCAGGCCATCAGATACACTCTTATATGGCGGAACCACAAATCAAAAAAACGAGATCGGATGTAATCAAGGAGCTGCAGGTGCTTTTGGACGAACAAACAAAAGAGATGGAATCAATGAGAGTTTGGACGATACCGCAAGCATGGAGACATTCCGAGACGGAAGCGGACGGAAGGATGCGGTACTACATATCGATCCCTCAGAGCAAGGAGATAATCAAGCGCGACAGCAAATACTATATACCTATGAGAACGGAGTAGAAGATGACGACATTAGAAGAAGCATTGCTCGAAGAAAACGAGAGCTTGACGCAGATTATCAAGAGCGAGAGGAGCGAATACGAATCGCAGAAGAAGACCTTGATCGAAAAATACGAGAAAGAGGTAACGAATTTGCAACAAGACAAAATGAATTTGATAGATCGAATGCAACATTTGATGAACGATTGCGCAAACAAAATATACGAATCGTCGCAAACACAAAGAGAAAGATACGAGAAATCTTTGGAGTCTTTAAGAAAGAAATTAATAAGTTTGCAAGAAGAATTCAAAGAACTATCAAAAAAATACGAATCTTTGAAAGAGAAGTGTCAAGAATAGTAGTTGACGAACAGCATCTTAGAAACAAAAATATCGAGATGTCATTTGGTACAGATGATGAATTGCTGAAAATCCTAGGCCAGGAGAACGAGAATGTGTGTGGAATGGATACGAGATAG
- a CDS encoding Abi family protein encodes MDKFNKPKLSVAQQVVHLETKGVKFNICDKESAIDFLTNNSYLFKIKAYAKNYTKRDDGTYINLEFAYLKELSTIDMHLRRFILTLTLNIEHLLKTKLLRDFNEDECDGYAIVDNYLNANPKQKNYFLNYNKYDFTAKDNIINKYRTDLSIWNLIEILEFKNFTNFCDFYYKKFPNQEYIKIKNMLTSVQFIRNAAAHNNCLINNLNPIDKFRPTYQIMDFLNLHLRSSKKSVENKMKNPFINNFLCSFLIFNILCKTKPMKKATVVELMSLLKRARKHKGFYESNNKLTSTYAFLLKSSASIKRNFIHF; translated from the coding sequence TTGGATAAATTTAATAAACCAAAGTTATCTGTTGCCCAGCAAGTCGTCCACTTGGAAACCAAAGGGGTAAAATTTAATATATGCGACAAAGAATCGGCTATAGATTTTTTAACCAACAATAGTTACCTATTTAAAATAAAAGCTTATGCTAAAAATTACACCAAGCGAGACGACGGTACATACATAAATTTAGAATTTGCCTATTTAAAGGAGCTATCTACTATAGATATGCATCTTCGCAGATTTATCCTAACTCTTACCTTAAATATAGAACACCTTTTAAAAACCAAGCTATTAAGGGATTTTAATGAGGACGAGTGCGATGGATACGCGATAGTAGATAATTATCTCAATGCCAATCCCAAACAGAAAAACTATTTTTTAAATTATAACAAATACGACTTTACAGCCAAAGACAATATTATTAATAAATATAGAACCGATCTATCAATATGGAATTTAATCGAGATATTGGAGTTTAAAAACTTTACAAATTTTTGCGATTTTTATTATAAAAAATTTCCAAATCAAGAATACATAAAAATAAAAAACATGCTAACATCAGTGCAGTTTATTAGAAATGCAGCGGCGCACAATAACTGTTTGATAAACAATCTAAACCCTATCGACAAATTTAGACCGACTTATCAGATTATGGATTTTTTAAATTTACATCTAAGATCATCGAAAAAAAGCGTTGAAAATAAAATGAAAAATCCATTTATAAATAACTTTTTATGTTCTTTTTTGATATTTAATATACTTTGCAAAACCAAACCCATGAAAAAAGCTACAGTAGTAGAGCTAATGAGCCTGCTTAAAAGAGCTAGAAAACATAAAGGATTTTATGAATCCAACAATAAACTAACCAGTACCTACGCCTTCTTGTTAAAATCTTCAGCAAGCATAAAAAGAAATTTTATACACTTTTAA
- a CDS encoding tyrosine-type recombinase/integrase, translating into MSISLSEYKKTKVPNIYMSKNHTNKFLFRKRSSDGKRATKVVEIAVREKWTGREYLQEAMAVFAEWAKGKDMAASSVSRIQPNIKVKQLWDLYMETRAKTKATTGLAAMFNNHIKNSPLGSLAIEKVTLDHIQIFYNSMRNKGLSPKTYNKTIKEILRPMFKYALIHRALAFEPTFGLKLDKIEKKSKVINCSNKLRNLFFAINELYADDVFYWTLFALIFTGRRKSEILNLKWKNINFGNNTMLLERTKNSNDYIVAIPNFIASKLQEIPRVAELVFASPVSGETIVNLDRQVKKIRELSGVENFHLHMARDIVVGALAEASADIHTMSGTLLHEELATLQHYLGVDTYKATQKSSQVIENLVAPKRLGHK; encoded by the coding sequence ATGTCAATCAGTCTAAGCGAATACAAAAAGACGAAAGTTCCAAATATCTACATGAGTAAAAATCATACGAATAAGTTTTTATTCAGAAAAAGAAGTAGCGACGGAAAGCGAGCCACCAAAGTAGTTGAAATAGCCGTAAGAGAAAAATGGACCGGGCGGGAATATTTACAAGAAGCTATGGCAGTTTTTGCGGAGTGGGCAAAAGGCAAAGATATGGCGGCGTCTAGTGTTTCTAGAATCCAGCCAAACATCAAAGTTAAACAGCTTTGGGATTTATATATGGAGACCAGAGCAAAAACCAAAGCTACGACCGGGCTAGCGGCGATGTTTAATAATCACATCAAAAACAGCCCGCTAGGCTCGCTGGCTATAGAAAAGGTAACGCTTGATCATATTCAAATTTTCTATAACTCCATGCGAAACAAGGGACTGTCGCCAAAAACATACAATAAAACGATAAAAGAAATTTTACGCCCGATGTTTAAGTACGCGCTTATTCATAGAGCTCTAGCTTTCGAGCCGACGTTTGGTCTAAAACTAGACAAGATCGAGAAAAAATCAAAAGTCATCAATTGCTCTAATAAGCTTAGAAATTTATTTTTCGCTATTAATGAACTTTACGCCGACGACGTTTTTTACTGGACGCTTTTTGCCCTTATTTTTACGGGCAGGCGAAAGTCCGAAATTTTAAACTTAAAATGGAAAAACATAAATTTCGGTAACAACACGATGCTTTTAGAGAGAACGAAAAACTCCAACGACTATATCGTAGCTATCCCAAATTTTATAGCATCCAAACTACAAGAGATACCAAGGGTAGCCGAGCTAGTGTTTGCCAGCCCAGTAAGCGGCGAGACTATAGTTAATCTAGACAGGCAAGTTAAAAAGATCAGGGAACTCTCAGGAGTTGAGAATTTTCACCTACATATGGCGAGAGATATAGTAGTCGGCGCTCTTGCGGAAGCTAGCGCGGATATCCATACGATGTCGGGCACTTTACTGCACGAAGAACTAGCGACCCTGCAACACTATCTAGGCGTCGATACGTACAAAGCAACCCAGAAAAGCTCGCAAGTGATAGAAAATTTAGTAGCTCCTAAAAGATTGGGGCATAAATGA
- a CDS encoding barstar family protein encodes MKIITLNGAKMREKTAAFEYLARKFSLGPEIKNLDALYDALGEINEPTQIKLKNRSSLAALGGYADDLIAVFTDLAEENERVKFEILS; translated from the coding sequence GTGAAAATCATAACTCTAAACGGCGCGAAAATGCGCGAGAAAACGGCGGCCTTTGAGTATCTGGCGCGAAAATTTAGCCTTGGCCCCGAGATAAAAAACCTCGACGCGCTTTACGACGCGCTCGGCGAGATAAACGAACCTACTCAAATCAAACTAAAAAATCGTTCCTCTCTTGCCGCGTTAGGGGGTTATGCGGACGATTTGATCGCCGTTTTTACCGACCTAGCGGAGGAAAACGAGCGGGTAAAATTTGAGATTTTATCTTGA
- a CDS encoding ribonuclease domain-containing protein, which translates to MNKQLIRNVILPLAVLLLAALFKFIVPDSSAAPGQNQPQSEFRGGGVEKNIAAPSVNVVKEGVYTSKDEVAAYIYRFGGLPRNFITKKEALALGWDAKSGNLWQVADKKSIGGDRFSNREKKLPEASGRKWFECDIGYRGWRRGAERIVFSNDGLIYYTPDHYENFYLLYERRRQ; encoded by the coding sequence TTGAACAAACAACTCATTAGAAACGTCATCTTGCCGCTGGCCGTTTTGCTACTCGCGGCGCTGTTTAAATTTATCGTCCCGGATAGCTCGGCCGCTCCCGGTCAAAATCAGCCGCAAAGCGAATTTAGAGGCGGCGGTGTAGAGAAAAATATAGCCGCGCCGAGTGTAAACGTCGTAAAAGAGGGCGTCTACACCTCAAAAGACGAGGTTGCGGCGTATATTTATAGATTCGGCGGGTTGCCGCGAAACTTCATCACCAAAAAAGAAGCCCTCGCGCTCGGATGGGACGCTAAAAGCGGTAATCTATGGCAAGTCGCGGACAAAAAAAGCATCGGCGGCGACCGTTTTTCAAACAGAGAAAAGAAGCTGCCCGAGGCTAGCGGTCGCAAGTGGTTTGAGTGCGATATCGGATACCGTGGATGGCGGCGCGGAGCCGAGCGTATCGTGTTTTCTAACGACGGACTGATCTACTACACGCCCGATCATTACGAGAACTTTTATCTACTTTATGAGCGGAGGCGGCAGTGA
- the upp gene encoding uracil phosphoribosyltransferase, translating to MKNFTAADAAELPNVRLVSHPLIEHKLAILRDASTPTFQFRMLVDEISHLMIFEATRDLALKNVSVQTPVAQAQAKKLATKVMICPILRAALGMLESVFKIIPNASVGFLGFQRNEKTAQAEFFYAKLPADASERVAIVIDPMFATGGTAIDAVKFLREKDVKRIKFISVIAAPEGLKRFSEIYPDVSVYTATIDEKLNEKNYIVPGLGDAGDRVFNTL from the coding sequence ATGAAAAATTTCACCGCCGCCGATGCCGCCGAACTACCAAACGTCCGCCTAGTCTCTCACCCGCTCATCGAGCACAAACTAGCTATTTTGCGAGACGCCTCGACGCCGACATTTCAGTTTAGGATGCTAGTCGATGAGATCAGCCATCTGATGATATTTGAGGCGACGCGCGATCTGGCGCTAAAAAACGTGAGCGTGCAGACCCCGGTCGCACAAGCGCAGGCTAAAAAGCTAGCGACGAAGGTCATGATCTGCCCTATTTTGCGCGCCGCGCTGGGGATGTTAGAGAGCGTTTTTAAAATCATCCCAAACGCCAGCGTCGGATTTTTGGGCTTTCAGCGAAACGAAAAAACCGCGCAGGCCGAGTTTTTCTACGCTAAACTGCCCGCAGATGCTAGCGAGCGCGTCGCTATCGTCATCGATCCGATGTTTGCTACCGGCGGCACGGCGATAGACGCGGTCAAATTTTTGCGCGAAAAAGACGTAAAGCGGATCAAATTTATCTCCGTTATCGCCGCGCCAGAGGGCCTAAAAAGATTTAGCGAGATTTATCCGGACGTGAGCGTTTATACCGCCACGATCGACGAGAAGCTAAACGAAAAAAACTACATCGTGCCGGGCCTTGGCGATGCGGGAGACCGCGTATTTAATACCTTGTAA
- a CDS encoding malic enzyme-like NAD(P)-binding protein — protein sequence MTHVTNEEALAYHEGGKIEIKVKTPCATARDLSMAYTPGVAVPCKQIEADNELAYKYTNKANLVAVITDGTAVLGLGDIGAVAGKPVMEGKAVLFKKFANVDAFDIELDEHDPDKIVEICKALAPTFGGINLEDIRAPKCFEIERKLQEAVDIPVMHDDQHGTAMITSAGIINAMEISGKDISKIKIVVSGAGAAGIACAKMYKALGAKNIVMIDSKGVIHKGRTDLTPEKVEFALETADRTLADAMKGADMFLGLSKPGVVTKEMVASMNDEPIIFALANPTPEIFPEDVASVRNDVMMGTGRSDYPNQVNNVLGFPFIFRGALDVRAKKITENMKMAAARALANLAKEPVPAEVCTAFGVKELKFGKDYIIPKPFDNRVLLAVAPAVAQAAVDDGVARVKDFDVEAYRASLAKLF from the coding sequence ATGACACACGTAACTAACGAAGAGGCGCTCGCGTATCACGAGGGCGGTAAAATAGAGATAAAAGTAAAAACACCGTGCGCTACGGCAAGAGACCTATCTATGGCCTATACGCCGGGCGTTGCGGTACCGTGCAAGCAGATCGAGGCCGACAACGAACTAGCCTACAAATACACCAACAAGGCAAATTTAGTAGCCGTCATCACCGACGGTACAGCCGTACTCGGCCTAGGCGATATCGGCGCGGTAGCGGGTAAACCCGTGATGGAGGGCAAGGCGGTTTTGTTTAAAAAATTTGCAAACGTAGACGCATTCGACATCGAGCTAGACGAGCATGATCCAGATAAGATCGTAGAGATCTGCAAGGCCTTAGCTCCGACTTTCGGCGGTATAAATTTAGAAGATATCCGCGCTCCGAAGTGCTTTGAGATCGAGCGCAAACTACAAGAAGCAGTCGATATCCCGGTCATGCACGACGATCAGCACGGCACGGCGATGATAACAAGCGCAGGCATAATAAACGCGATGGAGATTTCGGGTAAAGATATCTCTAAAATCAAAATCGTAGTTAGCGGCGCGGGCGCGGCAGGCATCGCATGCGCTAAGATGTACAAGGCTCTGGGCGCAAAAAATATCGTGATGATCGATAGCAAAGGCGTGATCCATAAAGGCCGCACCGATCTAACTCCGGAAAAGGTCGAATTCGCCCTTGAAACAGCAGATAGAACGCTAGCGGACGCGATGAAGGGCGCGGATATGTTCCTGGGCCTCAGTAAGCCTGGCGTCGTGACGAAGGAAATGGTCGCGTCGATGAACGACGAGCCGATTATTTTCGCGCTTGCTAACCCGACTCCCGAAATCTTCCCCGAAGACGTCGCTAGCGTACGAAACGACGTGATGATGGGTACCGGCCGCAGCGACTATCCAAACCAAGTAAATAACGTTCTTGGCTTTCCGTTTATATTCCGCGGGGCGCTTGACGTCAGAGCCAAAAAAATCACCGAAAATATGAAAATGGCTGCGGCACGCGCGCTTGCAAATTTGGCCAAAGAGCCCGTGCCTGCTGAGGTTTGCACGGCGTTTGGCGTAAAAGAGCTAAAATTCGGCAAAGACTACATCATCCCAAAACCGTTTGACAATCGCGTGCTTTTAGCCGTGGCTCCTGCGGTAGCCCAGGCTGCTGTCGATGACGGCGTAGCTAGGGTGAAGGATTTTGATGTAGAAGCGTATAGAGCGAGTCTAGCGAAGTTATTTTAG
- the gltX gene encoding glutamate--tRNA ligase, whose amino-acid sequence MQNPKIVTRFAPSPTGYLHIGGLRTALYNYLYARKNGGKFLLRIEDTDLKRNSEEATQAIKEAFAWCGLDHDGEVTYQSRRFDVYKEYVNKLLAEGKAYKCYMSKDELDALRAEQEARKERPKYDNRYREFTGTAPAGVEPVIRIKAPLSGEIVIDDGIKGEVKFRVEDILDDFIIARSDGTPTYNFTVVIDDALMGVTDVIRGDDHLSNTPKQIVLYDALGFKAPKFYHVAMINGEDGSKLSKRHGATDVMEYKRMGYLPEALLNFLVRLGWSHGNDEIFSLDDMLKYFDPHDINKSSSTYNASKLEWLNAHYIKTLPYERLASEMLEFEIDFKAMPKGEVLLNSLRERSKTLVEMSQSARTIINAPSSYDEKAYAKFITSESKENLAKFAEILGENLDAAGYEEMTAKFLEANGLKLKDLAQALRVALTGNSVSPGIFEVLEVLGADETKKRIKNILKENK is encoded by the coding sequence ATGCAAAATCCAAAAATAGTAACCAGATTTGCGCCATCCCCGACGGGCTACTTGCACATCGGCGGACTAAGAACCGCGCTATATAACTATCTCTACGCGCGCAAAAACGGCGGGAAATTTCTGCTACGCATCGAAGATACCGACCTAAAACGCAACTCCGAAGAAGCGACGCAAGCGATAAAAGAGGCCTTTGCCTGGTGCGGGCTGGATCACGACGGCGAGGTGACGTATCAGTCGCGTAGATTTGACGTGTATAAAGAGTATGTAAACAAGCTGCTAGCCGAGGGCAAAGCCTATAAATGCTACATGAGCAAAGACGAGCTAGACGCTCTGCGCGCCGAGCAAGAAGCCAGAAAAGAAAGACCCAAATACGATAATCGCTACCGCGAATTTACGGGCACTGCGCCTGCTGGAGTCGAGCCCGTCATCCGTATCAAAGCGCCTCTAAGCGGCGAGATCGTGATCGACGACGGCATCAAAGGCGAGGTTAAATTTAGAGTCGAGGATATCCTGGATGATTTCATCATCGCGCGTAGCGACGGCACGCCGACCTATAACTTCACGGTCGTGATAGACGACGCGCTGATGGGCGTAACCGACGTCATCCGCGGCGACGATCACCTCTCAAATACCCCAAAACAAATCGTACTTTACGATGCGCTGGGATTTAAAGCGCCGAAATTTTACCACGTCGCGATGATAAACGGCGAGGACGGCAGCAAACTAAGCAAACGCCACGGCGCAACCGACGTGATGGAGTATAAGCGCATGGGTTATCTGCCCGAAGCTCTTTTAAATTTCCTCGTGCGCCTAGGCTGGAGCCACGGAAACGACGAAATTTTCAGCTTAGACGATATGCTAAAGTACTTCGATCCGCACGATATAAACAAGAGCTCAAGCACCTATAACGCAAGCAAGCTAGAGTGGCTAAACGCCCACTACATCAAGACTCTGCCCTACGAGAGGCTGGCAAGCGAGATGCTTGAATTTGAGATAGATTTTAAAGCGATGCCAAAGGGCGAGGTGCTGTTAAATTCTCTGCGCGAGCGCTCAAAAACGCTAGTTGAAATGAGCCAAAGCGCAAGGACGATCATAAACGCTCCAAGCTCATACGACGAGAAAGCGTATGCTAAATTTATCACGTCCGAAAGCAAGGAAAATTTAGCTAAATTTGCTGAAATTTTAGGCGAAAATTTAGACGCCGCAGGCTACGAGGAGATGACGGCTAAATTTTTAGAAGCAAACGGCTTAAAGCTAAAAGACCTAGCTCAGGCGCTTCGCGTCGCGCTAACGGGAAATAGCGTAAGCCCGGGGATATTTGAGGTGCTTGAAGTTTTGGGTGCGGACGAGACGAAAAAACGAATAAAAAATATTTTAAAGGAGAATAAATGA
- a CDS encoding peptidylprolyl isomerase, with protein MLKKISFAAFLLSFCLANASQISNGIAVVIENEPITINELRKAAAQLKTDETTALNLLIRDRLETAQIKNLKIEASDYEVNQRLEKIANDSGMNVAGLRSAVTSKGGDYAQFKDDVAKSIKQEKLYQSIFSEAKINISENAARAYFEQNPSAFARFSDISVTRYVAPSADFLEVARKSSPMNTNHSVHMDVLDLKSEQIPPQLREIFQQTADGTFTQIFQTPEGFEMFYVAAKKGQVVPSFDDVKNEAMNAVYRLEQERVIGEYFNKLLAKANVKHLR; from the coding sequence ATGTTAAAAAAGATCTCGTTCGCCGCGTTTTTACTCAGTTTTTGTCTGGCTAACGCTAGCCAGATATCAAACGGCATCGCCGTCGTTATCGAAAACGAACCCATCACGATAAACGAACTACGCAAAGCCGCCGCACAGCTAAAAACGGATGAGACGACCGCTCTAAATTTACTGATCCGCGATAGGCTAGAAACCGCGCAGATCAAAAACCTAAAAATCGAAGCCAGCGACTACGAAGTAAATCAAAGGCTAGAAAAAATAGCAAACGACAGCGGTATGAACGTAGCAGGCCTTCGCTCCGCCGTAACGTCAAAGGGCGGAGATTACGCGCAGTTTAAGGACGACGTCGCAAAAAGCATAAAGCAAGAAAAGCTATATCAAAGCATATTTTCCGAGGCTAAAATCAACATTTCAGAAAACGCCGCAAGAGCGTATTTTGAGCAAAATCCTAGCGCATTTGCCCGTTTTAGCGATATTAGCGTGACTAGGTACGTAGCTCCGTCGGCTGATTTTTTGGAGGTCGCTAGAAAAAGCTCCCCGATGAATACCAACCACAGCGTGCATATGGACGTGCTAGATCTAAAAAGCGAGCAAATACCGCCGCAGCTAAGAGAGATATTTCAGCAGACCGCAGACGGCACTTTCACGCAGATATTTCAGACTCCGGAGGGCTTTGAGATGTTTTACGTAGCGGCTAAAAAAGGGCAGGTCGTACCGTCTTTCGATGATGTAAAAAATGAGGCTATGAATGCGGTTTACAGACTAGAACAAGAGCGCGTCATCGGCGAATACTTCAACAAACTCCTCGCAAAAGCTAACGTCAAACATCTGCGCTAA